In a single window of the Azospirillum sp. B510 genome:
- a CDS encoding universal stress protein, whose amino-acid sequence MGYKDILIPVEPSDDTSSRITLAAALAAAQEARLTGVAVRPSPEIPVITRSIADTRLSEALAQRIDDVIERAKTLFFDRTAASPTRRWEVLPETADDAVIDRSRFSDLLVVGPSGTARPNGSGRSCGSLVRATPVPVLVIPDAPAQPTIGQRVLIAWNGSAESVRAVQSALPVLSQAPAVEVLIVVTALPDASVSPTPGRPLTDYLELHGVPATVKLLKVEEMYGVAGSILARAEATASDLIVMGAYGRSRLREAIVDSTTNTLLAQSKVPLLLRH is encoded by the coding sequence ATGGGATACAAAGATATCCTCATCCCTGTCGAGCCCTCCGACGACACCTCGTCCCGCATCACTCTGGCGGCGGCTTTGGCCGCTGCCCAGGAGGCGCGGCTGACCGGAGTGGCCGTGCGGCCCTCCCCCGAGATTCCGGTGATCACCCGGTCGATCGCCGACACCAGACTGAGCGAGGCGCTGGCGCAGCGGATCGATGACGTGATCGAGCGGGCCAAGACCCTGTTTTTCGACCGGACGGCGGCCAGCCCCACCCGACGCTGGGAAGTGCTGCCGGAGACCGCCGACGATGCGGTGATCGACCGCAGCCGTTTCAGCGACCTGCTGGTCGTCGGCCCCTCCGGCACGGCGCGGCCCAACGGCTCTGGCCGGTCCTGCGGTTCGCTGGTCCGGGCTACGCCAGTTCCGGTGCTGGTGATTCCCGACGCCCCGGCACAGCCCACCATCGGCCAGCGGGTGCTGATCGCCTGGAACGGCAGCGCCGAGTCCGTTCGTGCCGTGCAATCGGCCTTGCCGGTGCTGAGTCAGGCTCCTGCGGTCGAGGTGCTGATCGTCGTCACGGCGCTGCCCGATGCGTCGGTCTCACCAACACCAGGCCGTCCTCTGACCGATTATCTGGAGCTGCACGGCGTTCCGGCGACCGTCAAGTTGCTGAAGGTCGAGGAGATGTACGGCGTCGCCGGATCGATCCTGGCGCGGGCGGAGGCGACCGCGAGCGATCTGATCGTGATGGGCGCCTATGGCCGCTCTCGCCTGCGGGAAGCCATCGTCGACAGCACCACCAACACCCTGTTGGCGCAGTCGAAGGTACCCCTGCTCCTCCGACATTGA
- a CDS encoding acyl-CoA dehydrogenase family protein, whose amino-acid sequence MNFDPTDEQRMLQDGAQRFIQEKYDLKARRALEKSEIGFDQSNWSLFAELGWLALPLPEDVGGIGGTFVDTTLLMTELGRGMVLEPYVSTAILAARIIDRSGATVHRDTLLPAIVKGRCRVTLAYLEPDGRYDPQQIKTTATATDDGYRLDGSKLMVLDAPSADHIIVTARLGGGICLFLVPSAMAGLDIRPYALVDGSRAADLRLKDIILPQDALLAGPETAMAILEDGLDRATLAQVAEALGVMETVMNLTADFLKTRRQFGQPIGKFQALQHRMAEMLIKAEDTRSMLYRALSVIDAPADTRQAAVSAAKVVAAEAGAFVSAEGIQLHGGIGVTDEYGVSHCFKKLLVLEKSYGAADWHLARYAAHL is encoded by the coding sequence ATGAATTTCGACCCTACTGATGAACAGCGCATGCTTCAGGACGGAGCGCAGCGCTTCATTCAAGAGAAATACGATCTCAAAGCCCGCCGGGCCCTGGAAAAAAGCGAGATCGGATTCGACCAATCCAATTGGTCTCTCTTTGCTGAACTCGGCTGGTTAGCACTTCCTCTGCCCGAGGATGTCGGTGGAATCGGCGGGACCTTTGTCGATACCACTCTCCTGATGACAGAGCTGGGGCGCGGAATGGTCCTTGAACCCTATGTCAGCACCGCGATTCTGGCCGCCCGCATTATCGACCGCTCCGGGGCCACCGTGCATCGCGATACGCTGTTGCCCGCAATCGTCAAGGGACGTTGCCGGGTGACGCTGGCTTATCTCGAACCCGATGGGCGCTACGATCCCCAACAGATCAAGACCACCGCAACGGCGACGGATGACGGTTACCGGCTGGACGGCAGCAAGCTGATGGTGCTCGATGCGCCGTCCGCCGACCACATCATCGTCACGGCCCGACTGGGCGGCGGCATTTGCCTGTTCCTGGTGCCCAGCGCCATGGCCGGGCTCGACATCCGGCCTTACGCCCTGGTTGACGGCAGCCGGGCGGCCGATCTGCGGCTGAAAGACATCATCCTCCCGCAGGATGCCCTTCTCGCCGGACCTGAAACCGCAATGGCCATCCTGGAGGACGGGCTGGACCGGGCGACGCTGGCACAGGTCGCCGAAGCGCTGGGGGTGATGGAAACGGTGATGAACCTCACCGCCGACTTCCTCAAAACCCGCCGGCAATTCGGCCAGCCGATCGGCAAGTTCCAGGCGTTGCAACATCGCATGGCCGAAATGCTCATCAAGGCCGAGGACACCCGCTCGATGCTATACCGCGCCCTATCCGTCATCGACGCTCCGGCCGACACCCGACAGGCGGCGGTCTCGGCAGCCAAGGTGGTGGCAGCCGAAGCGGGGGCCTTCGTCAGCGCCGAAGGAATCCAGTTGCACGGCGGCATCGGCGTCACCGACGAATACGGCGTCAGCCATTGCTTCAAGAAGCTGCTGGTTCTGGAAAAGAGCTACGGCGCGGCGGACTGGCACCTTGCCCGCTACGCCGCCCATCTGTGA
- a CDS encoding acyl-CoA dehydrogenase family protein gives MEFTFSPEDDAFRRDVRRFIEENLPPDIKRIGYRNFHAAPRDAIRRWQSLLNRQGWGAPHWPVEHGGTGWNPVHKHIFLEELYRADALDSGWQGLHMCAPVIIAFGSEEQKRRHLPPMRSGEIYWCQGFSEPNAGSDLANLKTSAVLDRDHYVVNGQKIWTSEAQHSQWGFFLVRTDPAAAKPQQGISFLLIDMATPGITVRQIDQIDGGHELNEVFLDNVRVPKENLVGEPNKGWTYAKYLLEKERTTSSFIYYNKRQLDIVKEIAAGERADGGRLIDQPDFKLRLARVELDLHALEWSVLRILAEDKGRFNADAVVSTLKIRGAEMQQRVTRLQVDALGPKAMRCFDFQKFPLEELDEEDGWPRYAAGRTAQYLINRASTIYGGAREVQKNIISKLAFGL, from the coding sequence ATGGAATTCACCTTCAGTCCGGAAGACGATGCGTTCCGCCGTGACGTGCGGCGCTTCATTGAAGAAAATCTGCCACCCGACATCAAACGCATCGGCTACCGCAATTTTCACGCCGCACCGCGTGATGCAATCCGTCGCTGGCAATCGCTGCTAAACCGCCAGGGCTGGGGTGCCCCGCACTGGCCGGTCGAGCACGGCGGAACCGGCTGGAACCCGGTCCACAAGCACATCTTCCTCGAAGAGCTTTATCGGGCCGACGCGCTGGATTCCGGGTGGCAGGGGTTGCATATGTGCGCTCCGGTCATCATCGCCTTCGGGTCGGAAGAGCAGAAGCGCCGGCACCTGCCGCCGATGCGCAGCGGCGAGATTTACTGGTGCCAGGGGTTTTCCGAACCGAACGCCGGTTCCGACCTTGCCAACTTGAAGACCAGTGCGGTGCTCGACCGTGATCATTACGTGGTCAACGGGCAGAAGATTTGGACCAGCGAAGCGCAGCATTCCCAATGGGGATTCTTCCTGGTCCGTACCGACCCCGCCGCAGCCAAACCTCAACAGGGTATTTCCTTCCTGCTGATCGACATGGCCACCCCCGGCATCACGGTGCGACAGATCGACCAGATCGACGGCGGCCATGAGTTGAACGAGGTATTCCTCGACAACGTCCGGGTCCCGAAAGAGAACCTGGTGGGCGAGCCAAACAAGGGCTGGACCTACGCAAAGTACCTTTTGGAAAAAGAGCGAACCACCAGTTCATTCATCTATTACAACAAGCGCCAACTCGACATCGTCAAAGAAATCGCCGCGGGCGAACGCGCCGATGGCGGCCGGCTGATCGACCAGCCAGACTTCAAGCTGCGGCTAGCCCGTGTCGAATTGGACCTGCATGCGCTGGAATGGTCGGTCCTGCGCATTCTTGCCGAGGACAAGGGGCGGTTCAACGCCGATGCCGTGGTGTCCACGCTGAAGATCCGCGGAGCGGAGATGCAACAGCGGGTAACCCGCCTGCAGGTCGATGCGCTGGGACCAAAAGCGATGCGTTGCTTCGATTTCCAGAAGTTCCCCCTGGAGGAACTCGACGAAGAGGATGGATGGCCTCGCTATGCCGCCGGCAGGACCGCCCAGTACCTCATCAACCGCGCCTCGACGATCTACGGCGGAGCGCGGGAGGTGCAGAAGAACATCATCTCGAAATTGGCCTTCGGATTGTAA
- a CDS encoding electron transfer flavoprotein subunit alpha/FixB family protein yields the protein MSILVIAEHDAASLKPATLNAVAVAAQIAKAVGGDIHVLVAGQGAGGAAQAAAKVAGVSKVLVADDAAYAHQLPEDVAPLVVSLVKAGGYGHVLAPATSAGKNVAPRIAALLDVQAISDITRVVSADSFERPIYAGNAIATVQSSDAVKVVTVRATAFEAASAEGGSAAVENVASAGASGLSQFVSAELTKSERPELTAARIVISGGRGMQSGDNFHLLEAVADKLGAAVGASRAAVDAGFVPNDYQVGQTGKIVAPDLYIAVGISGAIQHLAGMKDSKVIVAINKDEEAPIFQVADYGLVADLFKAVPELSGAL from the coding sequence ATGAGTATCCTGGTCATTGCCGAGCACGATGCCGCTTCGCTGAAGCCGGCCACGCTCAACGCCGTCGCCGTCGCCGCCCAAATCGCCAAGGCGGTGGGCGGGGACATCCATGTGCTGGTCGCCGGCCAGGGCGCCGGAGGCGCCGCCCAGGCCGCCGCCAAGGTGGCCGGCGTGTCCAAGGTTCTGGTCGCCGACGACGCGGCCTATGCGCACCAGTTGCCGGAGGACGTCGCTCCGCTGGTCGTCTCGCTGGTCAAGGCCGGCGGCTACGGACATGTGCTGGCGCCGGCGACCTCGGCGGGCAAGAACGTAGCACCGCGGATCGCGGCGCTGCTGGACGTGCAGGCCATCTCGGACATCACCCGGGTGGTGTCGGCCGATAGTTTCGAGCGGCCGATCTATGCCGGCAACGCGATCGCCACGGTGCAGTCGTCGGACGCGGTGAAGGTGGTGACGGTGCGCGCCACCGCGTTCGAGGCTGCGTCTGCCGAGGGCGGTTCGGCGGCAGTGGAGAATGTCGCTTCGGCCGGCGCGTCGGGCCTGTCGCAGTTCGTGTCGGCGGAGCTGACCAAGTCGGAGCGTCCCGAGCTGACCGCGGCGCGGATCGTGATCTCGGGCGGCCGGGGGATGCAGTCGGGCGACAACTTCCACCTGCTGGAGGCGGTGGCCGACAAGCTGGGGGCGGCGGTGGGCGCCAGCCGGGCGGCGGTGGATGCCGGGTTCGTGCCGAACGACTATCAGGTCGGGCAGACCGGCAAGATCGTGGCGCCGGACCTCTACATCGCGGTCGGCATCTCCGGTGCGATCCAGCATCTGGCCGGCATGAAGGACAGCAAGGTCATCGTCGCCATCAACAAGGACGAGGAGGCGCCCATCTTCCAGGTCGCCGACTATGGTCTAGTGGCCGACCTGTTCAAGGCGGTGCCGGAACTCTCGGGCGCGCTCTGA
- a CDS encoding alpha/beta fold hydrolase: MGENQLHRRTDMGTETGGPPEAGASDRRAVPESKFYRSLELRLHFGDWGNSEAPPMLMIHGWRDHCRNWDEIARHVSRDWHVIAPDLRGHGDSDWALGGNYTLIEFIYDIVQLVEVRHLAPVTILAYSFGRLVSLHYAALYPERVKKLVAIEGAGWSPEQLAALGTQPVLERMRSWIEGRRALVERSPYRYATLEEMIARIRAENPGLSPAQAVHLTTHGAKQNEDASYSWKFDNLLRLHSYHNLSRAEELEVVWRSVTSPTLLVHCEESWVSNPAADGRAALFPNAEFITFAGAGH, from the coding sequence ATGGGCGAGAACCAACTGCACCGCAGGACCGATATGGGCACTGAGACAGGGGGCCCGCCTGAGGCGGGCGCATCCGATCGGCGCGCGGTGCCGGAATCGAAGTTCTATCGATCGCTGGAATTACGACTTCATTTCGGGGATTGGGGTAACAGCGAGGCACCTCCGATGCTGATGATCCATGGCTGGCGCGATCACTGCCGCAACTGGGATGAGATCGCGCGCCACGTCAGCCGGGATTGGCACGTCATCGCCCCCGATCTGCGGGGGCATGGCGACAGCGATTGGGCATTGGGTGGCAATTATACCTTGATCGAGTTCATTTATGACATCGTGCAATTGGTGGAGGTACGGCATCTGGCGCCGGTTACGATCCTGGCCTATTCCTTTGGCAGGCTGGTCTCGCTTCACTATGCGGCGCTGTACCCGGAGCGGGTGAAGAAGCTGGTGGCGATCGAGGGGGCGGGCTGGAGCCCGGAACAGCTCGCCGCCCTAGGAACGCAGCCTGTGCTGGAGCGAATGAGAAGCTGGATCGAGGGGCGTCGGGCTCTGGTGGAGCGCAGCCCGTACCGCTACGCCACCCTGGAGGAGATGATCGCGCGGATACGCGCGGAAAACCCCGGTCTGTCACCGGCTCAAGCGGTCCACCTGACCACACATGGCGCGAAGCAGAACGAGGACGCCAGCTATAGCTGGAAGTTCGACAATCTGCTTCGCCTGCACTCTTACCATAATCTTTCGAGAGCGGAGGAACTTGAGGTGGTGTGGCGATCGGTGACCAGTCCAACCTTGTTGGTGCACTGTGAGGAAAGCTGGGTCAGCAATCCCGCAGCCGACGGGCGTGCCGCGTTGTTTCCCAATGCCGAGTTCATCACCTTTGCCGGAGCGGGGCATTAG
- a CDS encoding 2Fe-2S iron-sulfur cluster-binding protein, whose protein sequence is MPTITFIQANGTEHTVTFDPGKTLMQAAVDNLVPGIQADCGGYCNCATCHCFVEPPWEATLPAPEQPEQDMLTCAIDPQPNSRLSCQIVLTEAMSGLVVRLPVSQT, encoded by the coding sequence ATGCCGACCATCACCTTCATCCAAGCAAACGGCACCGAACACACCGTCACCTTCGATCCGGGAAAGACCCTGATGCAGGCGGCCGTGGACAATCTGGTCCCCGGCATCCAGGCTGATTGCGGTGGCTATTGCAACTGCGCCACCTGCCATTGCTTCGTCGAGCCGCCCTGGGAGGCCACCCTTCCCGCTCCCGAGCAGCCCGAACAGGATATGCTGACCTGTGCCATCGATCCGCAGCCGAACAGCCGGCTGAGCTGCCAGATCGTGCTGACCGAGGCGATGAGCGGCTTGGTGGTGCGTTTGCCGGTATCGCAGACCTGA
- a CDS encoding electron transfer flavoprotein subunit beta/FixA family protein — translation MKLLVPVKRVVDYNVKIRVKADGTGVETANVKMSMNPFDEIAVEEAVRLKEAGKATEVIAVSVGPAQAQETLRTALAMGADRAILVQTDAETQPLAVAKILKALVDKEGPQLVILGKQAIDDDCNQTGQMLAALLGWGQGTFASKVAPSDGGVTVTREIDGGLETVALKLPAVVTADLRLNEPRYASLPNIMKAKKKPLDTVTPDALGVDVMPRLKTLKVAEPARRKAGVKVPDVATLVEKLKIEAKVI, via the coding sequence ATGAAACTGTTGGTGCCCGTGAAGCGGGTTGTAGACTACAACGTGAAGATCCGCGTGAAGGCGGACGGCACGGGCGTCGAGACCGCGAACGTCAAGATGTCGATGAATCCCTTCGACGAGATCGCGGTCGAAGAGGCGGTCCGCCTGAAGGAAGCCGGCAAGGCCACCGAGGTGATCGCCGTGTCGGTCGGCCCGGCCCAGGCCCAGGAGACGCTGCGCACCGCGCTCGCCATGGGGGCCGACCGCGCCATCCTGGTCCAGACTGATGCCGAGACCCAGCCGCTGGCGGTGGCCAAGATCCTCAAGGCTCTGGTGGACAAAGAGGGGCCGCAGCTCGTCATCCTGGGCAAGCAGGCGATCGACGACGACTGCAACCAGACCGGCCAGATGCTGGCGGCCCTGCTCGGCTGGGGCCAGGGCACCTTCGCCTCCAAGGTCGCTCCCTCCGACGGCGGCGTCACCGTGACCCGCGAGATCGACGGCGGGCTTGAGACGGTCGCGCTGAAACTGCCGGCGGTGGTCACCGCCGACCTGCGGCTGAACGAGCCGCGCTATGCCAGCCTGCCCAACATCATGAAGGCGAAGAAGAAGCCGCTCGACACCGTCACCCCGGACGCGCTGGGCGTGGATGTCATGCCGCGGCTGAAGACCTTGAAGGTGGCGGAGCCGGCCAGGCGCAAGGCGGGCGTCAAGGTGCCCGACGTGGCGACCCTGGTCGAGAAGCTGAAGATCGAAGCTAAGGTGATCTGA
- a CDS encoding NAD(P)/FAD-dependent oxidoreductase — MGETSILIVGAGHAAGELATSLRQGGFAGRITMIGEEPYLPYQRPPLSKAFLAGEVEVAGLHLKPQATYDRAGIEVLAGVRAVWLDRVAKSVALDDGRTLSYDRLVLATGGRARRLAVPGAAEAEAAGVLHYLRTIDDVRRIQAGFLPGRRLAIVGGGYVGLEVAAVAAKRGVAVTVLESALRVLARVTSPEMSAFYEEVHRDAGVRIRKGVTVTGVTLQTEGGGLAVTCADGVPEPADLTIVGIGLEPNVELARDAGLAVDDGIVVDEFTRTSDPDVFAIGDCTNHPNPLLGRRLRLESVPNAMEQARAAAAALCGKPKPYASIPWFWSEQYDLKLQMVGLSAGYDQCVLRGDPARRFFTAFYGLAGRLIAAHCVSRPQEFMICRRLVEQGIAIDVARMADEGVPLKNLLEATSVA, encoded by the coding sequence ATGGGCGAGACATCCATTCTCATCGTCGGCGCTGGCCATGCGGCCGGGGAACTGGCGACGAGTTTGCGGCAAGGGGGCTTTGCCGGACGGATCACGATGATCGGCGAGGAGCCCTATCTTCCCTACCAGCGGCCTCCTCTGTCGAAAGCCTTCCTGGCTGGCGAGGTCGAGGTGGCCGGGCTGCATCTGAAGCCGCAGGCGACCTATGACCGGGCGGGAATCGAGGTTCTGGCCGGCGTCCGCGCGGTCTGGCTCGACCGGGTTGCGAAGAGCGTCGCGCTTGATGATGGCCGCACCCTGTCCTACGACCGGCTGGTGCTCGCGACCGGCGGGCGGGCGCGTCGTCTTGCGGTGCCGGGCGCTGCCGAGGCCGAGGCGGCCGGGGTGCTGCATTACCTGCGGACCATCGACGATGTGCGGCGCATCCAGGCCGGCTTTCTGCCGGGGCGTCGGCTGGCGATCGTCGGCGGCGGCTATGTCGGTCTGGAGGTCGCTGCGGTCGCCGCCAAGCGTGGCGTTGCCGTGACCGTGCTGGAAAGCGCGCTGCGCGTGCTCGCCAGGGTGACTTCTCCCGAAATGTCGGCCTTCTACGAGGAGGTCCATCGCGACGCCGGCGTGCGGATCCGCAAGGGCGTGACCGTGACTGGCGTGACGCTGCAAACGGAGGGCGGCGGGCTCGCCGTCACCTGCGCCGATGGCGTGCCCGAGCCTGCGGATCTGACGATCGTCGGCATCGGCCTGGAACCCAACGTCGAACTGGCGCGCGATGCAGGCTTGGCGGTCGATGACGGCATCGTCGTCGATGAATTCACCCGCACCAGCGATCCCGATGTTTTCGCCATCGGCGACTGCACCAATCACCCCAATCCGTTGCTCGGCCGCCGTCTTCGCCTGGAATCGGTGCCCAACGCGATGGAGCAGGCGCGGGCCGCCGCCGCCGCTCTCTGCGGGAAGCCCAAGCCTTATGCGTCGATCCCCTGGTTCTGGTCGGAGCAGTATGATCTCAAATTGCAGATGGTCGGGCTGTCCGCTGGCTATGACCAATGCGTGCTGCGGGGCGATCCCGCCCGGCGCTTCTTCACCGCCTTCTATGGGCTGGCTGGCCGGCTGATCGCCGCGCACTGCGTCAGCCGGCCCCAGGAATTCATGATTTGCCGCCGGCTGGTCGAGCAGGGAATTGCGATCGACGTCGCCCGGATGGCGGATGAGGGCGTGCCCTTGAAAAACCTGCTGGAGGCGACGTCGGTCGCCTGA
- a CDS encoding carboxymuconolactone decarboxylase family protein, producing MTDTREAGRTVLRSMMGEGFLTGMEGVIASGGPFSEVAGLALDFAFGAVWARPGLDLRSRSLVTIGILIGQGKIAELTNHLRAGFNNGLTPKELEEALIQAIPYAGFPAFAEAQKAAVAVLREAGAQTAATPQERGLLPQSNGGAF from the coding sequence ATGACAGACACTCGGGAAGCGGGGCGCACCGTCCTTCGATCCATGATGGGGGAAGGGTTCCTCACCGGCATGGAAGGAGTGATCGCGTCCGGAGGCCCCTTTTCCGAAGTCGCCGGGCTAGCGCTCGATTTCGCCTTCGGCGCGGTCTGGGCCCGTCCCGGCCTTGACCTCCGCTCACGCAGCCTTGTCACCATCGGCATCCTGATCGGGCAAGGAAAGATCGCCGAGCTGACCAACCATCTTCGGGCCGGCTTCAACAATGGACTGACGCCGAAGGAACTCGAAGAAGCGCTTATCCAGGCAATTCCCTACGCCGGCTTTCCGGCGTTCGCCGAGGCCCAGAAGGCGGCGGTGGCCGTGTTGCGCGAGGCCGGTGCCCAGACCGCCGCTACCCCACAGGAACGCGGACTGTTGCCCCAGTCGAACGGCGGCGCCTTCTGA